In a single window of the Caulobacter soli genome:
- a CDS encoding hybrid sensor histidine kinase/response regulator gives MTEADAAIRHKEAGQALEALRALAGPLFDALVKSGVAVTVTDPRREDDPIVYVNAAFETLTGYSTREAVGRNCRFLQDPAADRETVSRIAEALRTDGSAVADILNRRRDGSLFWNRLSITTLLDAEGKPAYRFATQTDVTGEYVDEAVVEQLRVSRQRLAEAQERLRVAQAIAGAAGAWEWDIAAGVLIADVRFADLYGLDPIAAAQGLPTSTFFAPVHADDRLRLKIAVAGALHGAEVFTRDYRIQRDGVVHWVSARGRTYLDAQDRPVRFSGVLADITDQKRVEEQLLVAQTAGGVGSFEYLSGYGTADVSEQFCQLLGLRPATSLPVRTINALVHPDDPPIIQGRDGQHAFGPAFHEFRIHRADTGEERWLVSRGEYRPHGSGGVSFIGVVYDITTTKRSEEQLRDLTETLEVRVAARTQERDRVWNLSRDLLHVIGPDGLYRAANPAWKVLLGYDEADLVGAAAGSLVHPDDRDAALKRYVTLSSGEPMGDFDCRMRAKDGTYLWINWTAMPEGDAIYGIGRDVTQRKALEDQLRQSQKMEAVGQLTGGLAHDFNNMLTGILGGIDMVRRRIAEGRMADVDRFLDAAMQSGQRAAALTHRLLAFSRRQTLDNRALDVGTLAVSMEDLLRRTLGEQVSLRIDIAPDLWPAVADDNQLESAILNLGINARDAMPEGGELIIAARNVHLTDRELANSDHAEAGDYVAISVTDTGVGMPPEVLQKVFDPFYTTKPLGQGTGLGLSMIYGFVQQSRGHVVIDSVEGQGTTIQLFLPRHQGVVETLALVDDEAAPAGGGEVVLVIEDDAAVRLLVMQVLEELGYRGIETADGRQAVPILESSRHIDLLISDVGLPGLNGRQLAEIARESRPDLPILFMTGYAKQAADQAAFLDGGMEIISKPFAIEQLGRRIGEILRRRTV, from the coding sequence ATGACCGAGGCCGACGCCGCGATACGTCACAAGGAGGCGGGCCAGGCGCTCGAGGCGCTGCGGGCGCTCGCCGGACCGCTGTTCGACGCCTTGGTGAAGTCCGGCGTCGCCGTGACCGTGACGGATCCCCGGCGCGAAGACGATCCGATCGTCTATGTGAACGCGGCGTTCGAAACGCTGACGGGCTATTCGACCCGCGAGGCGGTTGGTCGCAACTGCCGCTTCCTGCAGGACCCCGCCGCTGACCGCGAGACCGTTTCGCGTATCGCCGAGGCGTTGCGGACCGATGGGTCCGCCGTCGCCGACATTCTGAACCGGCGACGCGACGGGTCGCTGTTCTGGAACCGCCTGAGCATCACCACACTTCTCGACGCTGAGGGCAAGCCGGCCTACCGGTTCGCCACCCAGACCGACGTCACCGGCGAATATGTCGACGAGGCGGTCGTCGAGCAGCTTCGCGTCAGCCGCCAGAGATTGGCCGAGGCGCAGGAACGGCTTCGGGTCGCCCAGGCGATAGCGGGCGCCGCCGGGGCCTGGGAATGGGACATCGCCGCGGGCGTGCTGATCGCCGACGTGCGCTTTGCTGATCTGTATGGTCTGGATCCAATCGCGGCGGCCCAAGGGTTGCCCACCTCGACCTTCTTCGCGCCGGTCCATGCTGACGACCGACTGCGGTTGAAGATCGCGGTGGCGGGCGCGCTGCATGGCGCCGAGGTCTTCACGCGCGACTACCGTATCCAGCGAGATGGAGTGGTCCATTGGGTCTCGGCCCGGGGGCGCACCTATCTCGACGCCCAGGATCGACCGGTTCGCTTTTCGGGCGTGCTGGCCGACATCACCGACCAGAAGCGGGTCGAGGAACAGCTGCTGGTGGCGCAGACGGCCGGCGGCGTCGGCTCGTTCGAATATCTCAGCGGCTATGGCACCGCCGACGTTTCGGAACAGTTCTGCCAGCTTCTGGGCTTGCGGCCGGCGACCAGTCTTCCGGTCCGCACGATCAATGCTCTGGTCCATCCTGACGACCCGCCGATCATCCAGGGGCGGGACGGGCAGCATGCCTTCGGTCCGGCCTTCCACGAGTTCCGCATCCATCGGGCCGACACCGGCGAGGAGCGCTGGCTGGTTTCGCGCGGCGAGTACCGGCCGCATGGCTCGGGCGGGGTCAGCTTCATCGGCGTCGTCTACGACATCACCACGACCAAGCGCTCGGAAGAGCAGCTTCGCGACCTGACCGAGACGCTGGAGGTTCGCGTCGCGGCGCGAACCCAGGAGCGCGACCGGGTCTGGAACCTGTCGCGCGACCTGCTGCACGTGATCGGGCCCGACGGCCTCTATCGCGCGGCCAATCCCGCCTGGAAGGTCCTGCTCGGCTATGACGAGGCCGATCTGGTTGGCGCGGCCGCCGGCAGCCTGGTGCACCCGGACGATCGAGACGCCGCGCTGAAGCGCTACGTGACTCTGTCGAGCGGCGAGCCCATGGGCGACTTCGACTGTCGCATGCGCGCCAAGGACGGGACCTATCTGTGGATCAACTGGACGGCCATGCCGGAAGGCGACGCCATCTACGGGATCGGCCGCGACGTCACCCAGCGCAAGGCGCTGGAGGACCAACTGCGGCAAAGCCAGAAGATGGAAGCCGTGGGCCAACTGACCGGCGGCCTGGCCCATGACTTCAACAACATGCTCACCGGCATCCTGGGCGGCATCGACATGGTGCGCCGGCGCATCGCCGAGGGTCGGATGGCCGATGTCGATCGTTTCCTGGACGCGGCGATGCAGTCCGGCCAGCGCGCGGCGGCGCTGACGCACCGCCTGCTGGCCTTCTCGCGCCGCCAGACCCTCGACAACCGGGCGCTGGATGTCGGGACCCTGGCGGTGTCCATGGAGGATCTGCTGCGTCGAACCCTTGGCGAACAGGTCTCCCTGCGTATCGACATCGCCCCCGATCTCTGGCCGGCCGTCGCCGACGACAATCAGCTGGAAAGCGCGATCCTCAACCTGGGCATCAACGCCCGCGACGCCATGCCCGAGGGCGGCGAGCTGATCATCGCCGCGCGCAACGTCCATCTCACCGATCGGGAGCTGGCCAACAGCGACCACGCCGAAGCCGGCGACTACGTGGCCATCAGCGTGACCGACACCGGCGTGGGCATGCCGCCCGAAGTGCTGCAGAAGGTCTTCGATCCCTTCTACACCACCAAGCCGTTGGGCCAGGGCACGGGCCTCGGCCTGTCGATGATCTACGGCTTCGTCCAGCAATCCCGGGGCCATGTCGTCATCGACAGCGTCGAGGGGCAGGGCACCACCATCCAGCTCTTCCTGCCGCGTCATCAGGGCGTCGTGGAGACGCTGGCTCTCGTCGACGACGAGGCCGCGCCGGCGGGCGGCGGCGAAGTCGTGCTCGTCATCGAGGACGATGCGGCGGTGCGGCTGCTGGTGATGCAGGTGCTGGAGGAGCTCGGCTACCGAGGCATCGAGACCGCCGACGGCCGTCAGGCCGTGCCGATCCTGGAGTCCTCAAGGCATATCGACCTGCTGATCAGTGATGTGGGATTGCCGGGTCTCAACGGACGCCAGCTGGCCGAGATCGCTCGCGAAAGCCGGCCCGATCTGCCTATCCTGTTCATGACCGGCTACGCCAAGCAGGCCGCCGATCAGGCGGCGTTCCTCGATGGCGGGATGGAGATCATCAGCAAGCCGTTCGCCATCGAGCAGCTGGGGCGCCGTATCGGCGAAATCCTAAGGCGTAGGACCGTCTAG
- a CDS encoding ABC transporter substrate-binding protein, translating into MQRRTFLGLGAAAGLVACGPKDARVTLVLGDQQRGQRLAADASKAFDGAPYKVDWANFATPTPLFEAASSGAVDTLVAIDNLVLLGAILGRPYKIVAAAASSSKGIGILVPAKSDIRSVAQLKGRKIIVSTAPGGTADAVLYAAIREAGLKDSDIKPGYMLQPDALAAFQNGQIEAWATNDPNLARAQAEGARLLRDGEGINNSVTFFAASDKALADPKKRLALRDAFGRIAKARAWTGANLDAYAAYYAAQTSMTPELARTTLARRGERPLSPITPQIIAAAQAVTNDYAARGIFPKRADVAAFFDPSVYV; encoded by the coding sequence ATGCAAAGACGAACCTTCCTGGGCCTTGGCGCGGCGGCCGGCCTGGTCGCCTGCGGGCCCAAGGACGCCCGCGTGACCCTGGTGCTGGGCGACCAGCAGCGCGGCCAACGCCTGGCCGCCGACGCCTCCAAGGCTTTCGACGGCGCGCCCTACAAGGTCGACTGGGCGAATTTCGCCACGCCCACGCCCCTGTTCGAGGCCGCCAGCTCTGGCGCGGTCGACACCCTGGTGGCGATCGACAACCTGGTGCTGCTGGGCGCGATCCTGGGTCGCCCCTACAAGATCGTCGCGGCCGCCGCCTCGTCCTCGAAAGGGATCGGCATCCTGGTCCCGGCCAAGTCGGACATCCGCTCGGTCGCCCAGCTCAAGGGCCGCAAGATCATCGTCTCCACCGCGCCCGGCGGCACCGCCGACGCGGTGCTCTACGCGGCGATCCGGGAAGCCGGACTGAAGGACAGCGACATCAAGCCCGGCTACATGCTGCAACCCGACGCGTTGGCCGCCTTCCAGAACGGCCAGATCGAGGCCTGGGCGACCAACGACCCCAACCTCGCCCGCGCCCAGGCCGAAGGCGCGCGCCTGTTGCGCGACGGCGAAGGGATCAACAACAGCGTCACGTTCTTCGCCGCTTCGGACAAGGCGCTGGCCGATCCCAAGAAGCGGCTGGCCCTGCGCGACGCGTTCGGCCGCATCGCCAAGGCCCGCGCCTGGACAGGCGCCAATCTCGACGCCTACGCGGCCTACTATGCGGCGCAAACCTCGATGACGCCCGAACTGGCCAGGACCACCCTGGCTCGGCGCGGCGAGCGTCCGTTGTCGCCGATCACGCCACAGATCATCGCCGCAGCCCAGGCCGTGACCAACGACTACGCCGCTCGGGGAATCTTTCCCAAGCGGGCTGACGTCGCCGCCTTCTTCGACCCGAGCGTCTATGTGTGA